From the genome of Pseudonocardia sp. EC080619-01:
CCGGGGTCGATCGCGAAGCTCCACCCGCACGCGTTCGTCGTCGTCGGCGACGACGGCGCCGGGGTGCTCGTGCACCTCGGGATCGACACCGTGGAGCTCGGCGGGACGGCGTTCGAGGTGCACGCCGCCGAGGGCGACGCGGTCGCGGCCGGGGACACCGTCGTCACGATGGACGCCGATGTCGTCCGCGAGCGCGGGCTGCCCGCCGTGTGCCCGGTCGTCCTCATGGAGTCCGAACCCGACGGCACCGCCGAGCACGCCGCCGGGGAGGTCCGCCCCGGCGACCCGCTGTTCACCTGGGACGGCTGAGCCCCGCGCAGTACGCTGGCTCCCGGGGGCCGGACGCGAGGAGATCGGGAGTCACCGTGGCGAACGGTCCGGTCGTCATCCGCAAGCGGCTCGGCCGGGCGCTGAAGCAGCTGCGCGTGCAACGCCGGCGCCGGCTCGGCGAGATCGCGACGCTGCTGGAGATCTCCGCCTCGAAGCTGTCCCGGATCGAGACCGGGCAGGTCGAGACCAAGTTCCGCGACGTCCACGACCTGCTCGACGTCTACGAGGCACCGGCCGCGGACCGCGACCGCATCCTGGACTGGGCGAACCGGGCCCGGTCCCCGGCGTGGTGGGAGCCGCTCGGGCCGTCGTCGTCCGGGGTGGACCTCGACCTGCTGATCTCGCACGAGACCGAGGCGCGGGCCAAACGGACCTACTGCGTCCCGGTCGCCGGGCTCCTGCAGACCGAGGACTACGCCCGCCTGCTCCTGAACCGGGTGTTCGACGGCCGCGCACCGGACGAGATCGAGCGCCTGGTGCGCCTCCGCACCGGCCGCCGGCACGTGATCGACCCCGGCCGGTCCGACGCGCCGCCGCTGGAGCTGCACGTGCTGATGGACGAGGTGGCGCTGCACCGCTGCGCGGACCCCGAGGTGCTGCGGGGCCAGGTCGCCGCGCTGCTGGAGCGGGCGGCCCAGCCCAACGTCACGCTGCAGATCGTCCCGTTCCGGGCCGGCTGGACCACCGCCACGAGCACGTTCTCGATCTTCGATCCGCGCGAGCCGTCGGTCGACCGGCGCGTGGTCAACGTCGAGGGCACCGGCAGCGACACCTTCGTCGACGACCCGCAGGCCGTCGCGGGGTACGAGGACGTGTGGACCGAGCTGCTCGGCGTGGCGCTCTCCGAACGGGACAGCGTCGCGGTGCTCACCGACGCGCTCGGCCGGTGACCGGCACGGTCAGCCGCGCAGGGTGTCCAGGTCGAACTCGCCGTTCTTGACGCCCTGCACGAAGGCGGTCCACTCGTCGTCGGTGAAGGACACCTCGCCCGCGGCGCGGTCCGTGGCGCGCACCAGCACCCCGCCCTCGGGCGCCGCGACCTCGACGCACTCGCCGCGGACGCAGAAGGAGCTGGTGACGTAGCGGATCTCGGACACGCGGGCCTCGTTCTCGGTCGTGGAGCGGCAGGCCGGGAAGCGTGCCGACACCCGCCCAACGACGTCCGGGGCGCCGGGGAACGCCCGGGGTCAGCCCTCGGCCGCGACCTCGCTCGGCGTCGCCGCGGCCCGGGTCTCGGCCCGCCGGATCAGGACGATCCCGCCGAGGATCAGCAGGCCGCCGAGCAGCTGCATGAGCGTCGGCTCCTGGGCCACGAGCAGCCAGGCGGCGAGCACACCGAACAGGACCTCGGACAGCCCGACGAACGACGCGACCCGGGTGTCGAGGCGGCGGATCGCGAGGATCCCGGTCACGTAGGGCAGGGCCGTGGCCAGCACCACGAGCATCCCGAGCAGCAGCGGCCAGCCCAGCTGCGCACCGCCGAGCTCGCCCACCGGGGCACCGACCTCCCAGGGGGTGATCCCGGCGAGCCCGGTGAGGGTGAGCGACACGGCGCCGACCAGCATCCCGCCCGAGATCATCAGCAGCGGCGGGACCTGCCCCTCGGCGTCGCCGCCGGGCAGGGCAAAGTACACGCAGACGCAGACCGCCGACGCCAGGCCCCAGAGGATCCCGACGACGTCGACCTGTTGCGGCCCGAACGGGTCGACGACGAACACCAGCCCGGCCAGCGCGACGACGCAGCCCGCGAGGGTGACCGCCGACGGCGTCCGCCGGGTCGTCACCCAGGTCCAGCCGACCAGCAGCACCGGGGCGAGGAACTCCAGCAGCAGCGCCACCCCCACCGAGAGGTGCTGCAGCGCGTGGAAGAAGCACAGCTGGACCCCGGCCACGGCGAACAGGCCGAAGACCACGATCTTCCGGGCGGACGGGCCGTCCAGCGGGTGCCGGCGGACCAGCACGACCGCCACCGGCAGCAGCAGCACCGCGGCCCCCGCGATGCGCATCAGCGTGGTGAGGCCCGGCGACCAGCCCGCCTCCAGGAACGACGCCCCGAGCGGGCCGGAGAAGCCGTACGCGGCCGCCGAGACCAGCGCCCACGCGAGTCCGCGGACCACGTGGTCCCGTGTCACGACCGAAGTACTCATAGACTCCTGACACTAGGAACGGACGATGTCAGGGGTCAACATGGAATTCGCCCATGACACGCAGGTCGTGCTGGCGGCGGCCGCGTCGCTGGTGAACACCGCTCTCGACCGGCCCGACGTGCTCGGCGACCCGGTCTCCTTCGAGGCGTGGATGGCCGAGCAGCCCTACACCGGCGACCGGGCGCGCACCGGCGCCGAGCGGGCCGCGGTCCGCGCGCTGCGGGAGCGCCTGACCGCGCTGTGGCCGGCCCCCGGCGAGGACGAGGGCCCGGACCGGGACGGCACGGTGGCGCTGGTCAACGCGATCCTCGACGAGACCGACGCCCGCCCCCACCTGGCCCGCCACGACGGCTGGGACTGGCACCTGCACGTGACCCCGCCGCACGCGCCGCTGGCCGACCGGATGGGCGCCGAGATCGCGATGTCGGTGGTCGACCTCGTCCGCGGCGACGACCTGTCCCGGCTCCGGCGCTGCGCGGGCGAGGACTGCGACGCCGTGCTCGTCGACCTGTCCCGCAACCGGTCGAAGCGGTTCTGCGACACCGGCAACTGCGCCAACCGCGCGCACGTCGCCGCCTACCGGGCACGGCGCGCCCGCGCCGCGGGCTGACCCGGCCCGGCGGATCCGGCGCGGGCCTCAGACCTGCGCGTCGAGGTGCTCCGCGAGCAGGGCGTCCACCTCGGCGGGGCGCTCGTAGTTGAGGAGGTGCGCCGAGTCGGGGACCTCGGCGTAGCGGGCGCCGGGGATGCCGTCGGCGATCTCCCGCAGGCACGACGGCGGCGTGGCCGGGTCGTCCGCACCGGCGACCACCAGCGCAGGGACGGCCACCGACCCGAGCTCGTCCCGGATGTCGAACGCGCCGATCGCGGCACAGCAGGCGGCGTAGCCCCCGGGCCTCGCGGCCCGCAGCATGTCGAGCAGCCGCGTCTCCCCCGCCGGGTCCCGGCGGGCCCAGTCCTCGACGTACCAGGTGCCCGGCCGTGAGGCGACCATCGCCTCCGTCCCCTGCTCGCGCACGGTCGCGGCGCGCTGCGGCCACGAGTCGGGGTTCGGGAAGCGGGCCGCGGTGGCCAGGACCGCGATGCTGCGGACCCGCTCGCCGCCGTGCACACCCAGCCACTGCCCGACGGCGCCGCCGATCGAGACGCCGACGTAGTGGAACGCGGTGACACCCGCCGCGTCGGCGGCGGCCAGCGCGCCCGCCGCGAGGTCGGCGATCGTGAGGTCACCGTCGGCGTCCGGCGACCCGCCGTGCCCCGGGAGGTCGAACCGCACACAGCGGTACCGGTCGGACAGTGCGGCCACCTGGGCGTCGAACAGGTGCAGGTCGGTGCCCAGCGACGGGCCGAACAGCACCGCGGGTGCATCGGCCGGGCCGTCGACGACGTGGTGGAGATCCAGTGCCATGGGCCCATCCTGCCCGCCGCGCACCCGTTCGTCCGCTGCACGGGGCGGCCCGGATTCGTAAGGTCTGGACTCGGACGCGCCACCGCTGCCGCTGCTGGGAGGACCACGATGGCCGAGCTCGAGACGTTC
Proteins encoded in this window:
- a CDS encoding PTS glucose transporter subunit IIA — encoded protein: MTVRVTAPLAGRVAPLSTVPDSVFAEQMLGSGVAIEPAAGRLDVVAPIPGSIAKLHPHAFVVVGDDGAGVLVHLGIDTVELGGTAFEVHAAEGDAVAAGDTVVTMDADVVRERGLPAVCPVVLMESEPDGTAEHAAGEVRPGDPLFTWDG
- a CDS encoding helix-turn-helix transcriptional regulator; its protein translation is MANGPVVIRKRLGRALKQLRVQRRRRLGEIATLLEISASKLSRIETGQVETKFRDVHDLLDVYEAPAADRDRILDWANRARSPAWWEPLGPSSSGVDLDLLISHETEARAKRTYCVPVAGLLQTEDYARLLLNRVFDGRAPDEIERLVRLRTGRRHVIDPGRSDAPPLELHVLMDEVALHRCADPEVLRGQVAALLERAAQPNVTLQIVPFRAGWTTATSTFSIFDPREPSVDRRVVNVEGTGSDTFVDDPQAVAGYEDVWTELLGVALSERDSVAVLTDALGR
- a CDS encoding DUF397 domain-containing protein, with protein sequence MSARFPACRSTTENEARVSEIRYVTSSFCVRGECVEVAAPEGGVLVRATDRAAGEVSFTDDEWTAFVQGVKNGEFDLDTLRG
- a CDS encoding DMT family transporter; translated protein: MTRDHVVRGLAWALVSAAAYGFSGPLGASFLEAGWSPGLTTLMRIAGAAVLLLPVAVVLVRRHPLDGPSARKIVVFGLFAVAGVQLCFFHALQHLSVGVALLLEFLAPVLLVGWTWVTTRRTPSAVTLAGCVVALAGLVFVVDPFGPQQVDVVGILWGLASAVCVCVYFALPGGDAEGQVPPLLMISGGMLVGAVSLTLTGLAGITPWEVGAPVGELGGAQLGWPLLLGMLVVLATALPYVTGILAIRRLDTRVASFVGLSEVLFGVLAAWLLVAQEPTLMQLLGGLLILGGIVLIRRAETRAAATPSEVAAEG
- a CDS encoding CGNR zinc finger domain-containing protein, producing the protein MEFAHDTQVVLAAAASLVNTALDRPDVLGDPVSFEAWMAEQPYTGDRARTGAERAAVRALRERLTALWPAPGEDEGPDRDGTVALVNAILDETDARPHLARHDGWDWHLHVTPPHAPLADRMGAEIAMSVVDLVRGDDLSRLRRCAGEDCDAVLVDLSRNRSKRFCDTGNCANRAHVAAYRARRARAAG
- the pcaD gene encoding 3-oxoadipate enol-lactonase; this translates as MALDLHHVVDGPADAPAVLFGPSLGTDLHLFDAQVAALSDRYRCVRFDLPGHGGSPDADGDLTIADLAAGALAAADAAGVTAFHYVGVSIGGAVGQWLGVHGGERVRSIAVLATAARFPNPDSWPQRAATVREQGTEAMVASRPGTWYVEDWARRDPAGETRLLDMLRAARPGGYAACCAAIGAFDIRDELGSVAVPALVVAGADDPATPPSCLREIADGIPGARYAEVPDSAHLLNYERPAEVDALLAEHLDAQV